The Sporosarcina sp. Marseille-Q4943 genome includes the window GATTATCGCTTTTTACTTCCCTTCCTGCCTAACGCAAAGGAAAGACCGAGGAGCAACACCATGCCCGCTATTAGCCTTCCGTCTCGTGTCGGTTTGAATTTCACACGATCGGGTGTGATTTCATAGACGCCAACCGGACGGACTAAAAATCCTCCGCCGCCACCATCAGCGCCAGCGCCATCACCCCCGCCTCCGAACCCGTATCTCAACTTCGCGACAGGCACCACTTTCGTCAAGCCGACTTCGATCGGATCTCCGAATACGAGCGAGACATCCCGATTATTCCCGAATTTCTTGAACACCGTCGTTACAGGAGCTTCCCTAAATACCTTCCGCACCGCGCCTTCTTGTTGTTCTTGACCCATTCGCCAATCCCTCCTTTTGGTACTCTTTCGACGTCCCCGAGGCACTTCCCTTTTCCGAAGCATGTATTTTGACACAATGACCACACTATATTAACGTAGAATTCAGAATTCCTTCGATGCTAGCATTCCGATTAGGGGGCGTCATGATGAAAAGCATATTCAAAGCATATGTACGCACTTCATTAATTATCAAAATTTCAATCGCCTTAGTGCTCGGGGTCATTGCTGGATTTCTGCTCGGGGAACAGGCTGCCGTCTTGGCCCCGCTCGGCGATCTGCTTCTCCGACTGCTCACGTTCCTGATCATCCCCCTCATTTTGTTTACGCTCATCGTCGGGGTGAATCAGACGAATATTGCCAACTTAGGGCGCATGGGAAGCAAAGTTTTCATTTACTACACGGTGACTTCAGCGCTTGCAATTGTAGTCGGTCTAGTTGTCGCCAGCATTTTGCGGCCCGGCACGGGTATGCATCTCACTGGCAATGAAACATTCGACGTTCCGGACAACCCTGGCATCGTTCAAGTGCTGCTCAATATCGTGCCGTCCAATATCGTTACTGCTTTTACGGAAATGAATCTACTCGGCATCATTTTCACTGCGCTCGCTTTCGGAATTGCGATTTCCGTCATGCGTTCCTCCGAAAAGCATGTCGAGCTCGGCGATTCGTTGCTGACGACAGTTTCAGCTTTGAATGAAGCATCCCTTATCATCTTGAAAGCGATCCTTCAATACGTGCCGATAGGCATTTTTGCAATCATCGTAAATACGGTCGGAAGCCAAGGGATCGACACGCTCCTTTCGTTAGGCGGCATGATCGGCGTCTTTTACATTGCGCTGCTCGTACATATCATGCTGTATGTCATTTTTCTAGTTCTTTTCGGAATCAAACCGGGACCTTTCTTCAAACATGCACGGACACCGATGATTACTGCATTTGTCACACAAAGCAGCACAGGCACATTGCCCCTTACATTGAATGCAGCGAAAAAGATGGGCGTTTCGAAAAGCCTGTACGGCTTCAGCCTGCCGCTAGGCGCTACGGTCAATATGGACGGCGCCGCAATCCGCATTTCCGTTTCCGCCGTATTTGCCGCCAATGTCGTCGGCACCCCGCTCACGATTCCCGATATGCTGATGGTCGTGCTGATTGGGACGCTCGCTTCAATCGGAACGGCAGGGGTTCCCGGTGCAGGCATCGTCATGATTGCGACGGTCTTTGTCCAACTCG containing:
- a CDS encoding dicarboxylate/amino acid:cation symporter; this encodes MKSIFKAYVRTSLIIKISIALVLGVIAGFLLGEQAAVLAPLGDLLLRLLTFLIIPLILFTLIVGVNQTNIANLGRMGSKVFIYYTVTSALAIVVGLVVASILRPGTGMHLTGNETFDVPDNPGIVQVLLNIVPSNIVTAFTEMNLLGIIFTALAFGIAISVMRSSEKHVELGDSLLTTVSALNEASLIILKAILQYVPIGIFAIIVNTVGSQGIDTLLSLGGMIGVFYIALLVHIMLYVIFLVLFGIKPGPFFKHARTPMITAFVTQSSTGTLPLTLNAAKKMGVSKSLYGFSLPLGATVNMDGAAIRISVSAVFAANVVGTPLTIPDMLMVVLIGTLASIGTAGVPGAGIVMIATVFVQLGLPMEAVALLTAIDALIGMGATAVNVTGDLVGTRLIDQHEKRRRM